From a single Terriglobia bacterium genomic region:
- the ggt gene encoding gamma-glutamyltransferase, translating into MLRTILLLCLALGMTVDVYCQDRAYGRSVVMTDRGIVATSHYLASQAGAQVLAKGGSAMDAAIAANALLGVTEPMMNGIGGDLFLIYWDAKAGKLYGLNASGWAPAKLTPQYLAREGFKAMPREGIHSVTVPGTVEGWSQAHKRFGRLPWKDLFTAAIYYADHGYAVPEIIHDYWVDGEAKMQKTEEARRVFLSGGKAPQLGARFSNPDLGKALRLIAQQGRDAFYKGEIANAIVITSTAFGGTMRLEDLSEFSAEWVEPISIDYRGWTVYELPPNGQGMAALEMLNIMGTFAPDSAGPQSTAELHKKIEAMKLAYADLYRYNADPRFAKVPVKGLLSKEYAAQRASQINPDNADCNPGTGSPATSDTIYLAAVDKEGNIASLIQSNYSAFGSGVVVKGMGFALQNRGALFVLDPNHPNVLQPRKRPFHTIIPAFMQRGDERIGFGIMGGANQPLAHAQFVSNLVDYGMNLQGALEAPRFTVAGNNVTCDIVIESRVKPEVLDALRAKGHNLIVRKEYTSLMGRGQAVMHNAKTGMNSAGSDPRSDGVAEPEPLP; encoded by the coding sequence ATGCTTCGCACAATCCTTCTGCTCTGCCTTGCCTTAGGAATGACTGTGGACGTTTACTGCCAGGACCGCGCTTACGGACGCTCCGTTGTGATGACGGACCGGGGCATCGTCGCCACCAGCCATTATCTTGCCTCGCAGGCCGGTGCGCAGGTGCTGGCGAAAGGCGGTTCGGCCATGGACGCCGCCATCGCCGCCAATGCGCTGCTGGGCGTCACCGAACCGATGATGAACGGAATCGGCGGCGACCTGTTCCTGATTTACTGGGACGCAAAAGCGGGAAAACTCTACGGGCTGAACGCCAGCGGCTGGGCGCCGGCCAAGCTCACGCCGCAGTACCTGGCGCGCGAAGGTTTCAAGGCCATGCCGCGCGAAGGAATCCACAGCGTGACCGTTCCGGGCACTGTGGAAGGTTGGAGCCAGGCCCACAAGCGTTTTGGACGCTTGCCCTGGAAAGACCTTTTCACTGCGGCTATCTATTACGCCGATCATGGCTACGCCGTGCCGGAGATCATCCACGACTATTGGGTTGACGGCGAAGCCAAGATGCAGAAGACGGAAGAAGCGCGGCGCGTGTTTCTTTCCGGCGGGAAAGCTCCGCAGCTCGGCGCCAGGTTTTCCAATCCTGATCTGGGGAAAGCGCTGCGCTTGATCGCCCAGCAGGGTCGCGACGCATTTTACAAAGGCGAGATTGCTAACGCCATCGTCATTACGTCTACTGCGTTTGGCGGGACCATGCGCCTGGAAGACCTGAGCGAGTTTTCCGCCGAGTGGGTGGAACCTATTTCCATTGATTACCGTGGCTGGACCGTCTACGAACTTCCTCCCAACGGCCAGGGCATGGCCGCGCTGGAGATGCTGAACATCATGGGCACGTTCGCGCCCGACAGCGCCGGGCCGCAAAGCACAGCGGAGCTCCACAAGAAGATTGAAGCCATGAAGCTGGCCTACGCGGACCTCTATCGCTACAACGCTGATCCGCGTTTCGCCAAAGTCCCCGTCAAAGGCTTGCTGTCCAAGGAATACGCGGCGCAGCGGGCGTCGCAGATCAACCCGGACAACGCCGACTGCAATCCAGGGACGGGAAGTCCCGCCACCAGCGACACCATCTATCTTGCTGCCGTGGACAAAGAAGGCAACATCGCTTCGCTGATCCAGAGCAACTATTCGGCGTTTGGTTCCGGCGTGGTGGTAAAGGGAATGGGGTTTGCTCTGCAGAACCGCGGGGCGTTGTTTGTGCTGGACCCCAATCATCCCAACGTTCTCCAGCCGCGCAAGCGGCCGTTCCACACCATTATTCCCGCGTTCATGCAGCGCGGCGACGAGCGCATCGGCTTTGGCATCATGGGCGGCGCCAACCAGCCGCTGGCCCACGCGCAATTTGTTTCCAACTTGGTGGACTACGGCATGAACCTGCAGGGCGCGCTGGAAGCTCCGCGCTTCACGGTGGCCGGCAACAACGTGACTTGCGACATCGTGATCGAGTCCCGCGTGAAACCCGAGGTGCTCGACGCCCTTCGCGCCAAGGGCCATAACTTGATCGTCCGCAAGGAATACACTTCGTTGATGGGACGCGGCCAGGCGGTCATGCACAACGCAAAGACCGGGATGAACTCTGCTGGCTCTGATCCTCGTTCTGACGGCGTCGCCGAGCCTGAGCCGTTGCCTTGA
- a CDS encoding bifunctional DNA primase/polymerase, whose amino-acid sequence MSSFLQIALSCIARGWHVFPCRGKVPMETGGYKNASEDEVKVREWWTRYPNANVGIAPGPSGLTVLDIDHGVRDEAHLREFLSAHDIPETFAVRTGRRPEFAVQLYYGEPIPSVGGWELGGCKGDVRGIKGHVMAAGSVHPDSGEPYAVLWDKPIAPVPTRVRALRAKPDDEHTVRDDNAPITEWRNENMIRLLGKARAAGLTDEEIRTRALNINERMQPPLDDEELERLITNACKFTLPEPEPIAVIGGSRPEEKKVTDWRELFHSKEDALNAPPITFLIKDFLQREGVTAIAGPVRERKSLIALNVTHALVSGEKLFDHFEVVRKPERVLYLCPEVSLGPFTDRLKKIGLIDYVGDTLFYRTLSADGTLKLNDPALEEALPGSVVILDTAVRFFEGDESSSQDARTFADSIFALLRAGAESVVMLHHSPKDAGEVMTLENAMRGSGDLGAFLACAWGTKLQDPSKPYESASFLSNLKQRDFESKDFEVTCTPDCRLHMVGDPETRPVTLQGRKGFKGNKDGKDDAAEAVIRASPALPVRKLQEQLAALNINRGTTWIAKARARLQADSGQAVIMAG is encoded by the coding sequence GTGAGTAGTTTTTTACAAATTGCCCTCTCGTGTATCGCTCGCGGTTGGCACGTCTTTCCGTGTCGCGGAAAGGTCCCGATGGAGACCGGAGGCTATAAGAACGCGTCCGAAGATGAGGTGAAGGTCCGCGAATGGTGGACGCGCTACCCGAATGCGAATGTAGGGATAGCGCCCGGACCTAGCGGCCTTACCGTGCTGGACATTGACCACGGCGTCCGCGATGAAGCGCACCTCCGCGAGTTTCTAAGCGCCCATGACATCCCGGAAACTTTCGCGGTACGCACGGGCCGCCGCCCGGAGTTTGCCGTCCAGCTCTATTACGGCGAGCCTATCCCGTCCGTGGGCGGGTGGGAGTTGGGCGGGTGTAAGGGGGACGTGCGCGGAATCAAGGGGCACGTTATGGCGGCGGGAAGCGTTCACCCGGACAGCGGAGAGCCGTATGCCGTGTTGTGGGACAAGCCCATAGCGCCGGTCCCTACTCGGGTGCGGGCGCTCCGCGCTAAACCCGATGACGAGCACACTGTCCGGGATGACAATGCGCCTATAACCGAGTGGCGCAACGAGAACATGATAAGGCTACTCGGCAAGGCACGCGCCGCCGGGCTTACGGACGAAGAAATCCGTACCCGCGCTCTTAATATTAACGAGCGGATGCAACCGCCATTGGACGATGAAGAGCTAGAGAGGCTCATCACAAACGCCTGTAAGTTTACCCTGCCCGAGCCGGAGCCTATCGCGGTCATTGGCGGAAGCCGGCCCGAGGAAAAGAAGGTCACGGATTGGCGCGAACTGTTTCACAGCAAGGAAGACGCGCTCAACGCGCCGCCCATCACGTTCCTGATTAAAGATTTCTTGCAGCGCGAAGGCGTGACCGCGATTGCCGGGCCGGTACGCGAAAGAAAGAGCCTCATAGCCCTTAACGTGACTCACGCGCTTGTATCTGGAGAAAAGCTCTTTGACCACTTCGAGGTAGTAAGGAAGCCGGAGCGTGTCTTGTATTTGTGCCCGGAGGTTTCGCTTGGCCCGTTTACGGACCGGCTCAAGAAGATTGGCCTAATAGACTACGTGGGCGATACGCTGTTTTATCGCACACTCAGTGCGGACGGCACGCTTAAGCTGAATGACCCGGCGCTAGAGGAAGCGTTGCCCGGCTCCGTTGTCATCCTGGACACCGCCGTCAGATTTTTTGAGGGTGATGAGAGCAGCTCGCAAGATGCCCGGACCTTCGCGGACAGCATCTTCGCGCTACTACGTGCGGGCGCGGAGTCTGTTGTCATGCTGCACCACTCACCCAAGGACGCCGGGGAGGTGATGACCCTGGAGAATGCGATGCGCGGTAGTGGGGACTTAGGAGCGTTTCTCGCTTGCGCGTGGGGCACCAAGCTTCAAGATCCGAGCAAGCCGTATGAGTCCGCGTCATTCCTGTCCAACCTGAAACAACGTGACTTTGAGTCCAAAGACTTTGAGGTCACATGCACGCCGGATTGCCGGTTGCACATGGTAGGTGACCCCGAGACTCGCCCCGTCACGCTCCAAGGGCGCAAAGGCTTCAAGGGGAACAAGGACGGCAAGGACGATGCGGCGGAGGCGGTCATCCGGGCGAGTCCAGCTCTGCCAGTTAGGAAGCTACAGGAACAGTTAGCGGCGCTCAATATCAACCGGGGCACAACCTGGATAGCCAAGGCACGCGCTCGGCTCCAGGCAGACTCGGGACAGGCGGTTATTATGGCCGGGTGA
- a CDS encoding homoserine dehydrogenase, with amino-acid sequence MRGTETSTAEAKPANAALPRGEQVRVGIVGYGTVGKATAEILASHAEEIRRRTNGVSVVVTRISRKTPRGAETGANGVAIVADWRQVVTADDVDIVVEAVGGTTTAYDVVRAALENGKAVVTANKALIALHGEELFALARRKNLPIGIEASVAGGVPVIRAVSEALAADRITAIYGIVNGTCNYILTQMELRGMDFAAALEQAQAAGYAEAEAGLDIDGWDARDKIAILARIAFGHSINLAEIPVTGIRQITATDLHYAHRLNSTIRLVASAELTKDGLHIAVQPWLEPRDSMLAKVDGANNAIFIAGERVGTQMLYGRGAGGDATGTAVLSDVLQIAQQIAKGQTAPSALLGFNDAKPLRPSARLHPMRWFLRLAVNDAPGILARVAQAIADQGINIDSVIQEPHMRKDRLSFVITLEPTDETTVNRAVAAINRFEFMREPVLLLPMISSIEEHV; translated from the coding sequence ATGCGGGGAACTGAAACGTCAACAGCGGAAGCCAAGCCGGCCAACGCAGCCTTGCCGCGCGGAGAGCAAGTGCGCGTGGGCATTGTCGGCTACGGCACGGTGGGCAAGGCGACAGCGGAAATCCTGGCCAGCCACGCCGAGGAGATTCGTCGCCGCACCAACGGCGTTTCCGTGGTGGTGACCCGCATCAGCCGCAAAACGCCGCGCGGCGCCGAGACCGGCGCGAACGGCGTGGCCATCGTCGCCGACTGGCGGCAGGTGGTCACCGCTGACGATGTTGATATCGTCGTCGAAGCCGTGGGCGGAACCACCACGGCCTATGACGTTGTGCGGGCGGCGTTGGAGAACGGCAAAGCCGTGGTCACCGCGAACAAAGCGCTGATCGCGCTGCATGGCGAAGAATTGTTTGCGCTGGCGCGGCGGAAGAATTTGCCCATCGGCATTGAAGCCAGCGTGGCCGGCGGCGTTCCGGTCATCCGCGCCGTCTCAGAAGCGCTGGCAGCGGACCGCATCACGGCGATCTACGGCATCGTCAACGGCACGTGTAATTACATCCTGACGCAGATGGAGCTGCGCGGCATGGATTTTGCCGCGGCCCTGGAACAAGCGCAAGCCGCAGGCTACGCGGAAGCCGAAGCCGGCCTGGACATTGATGGCTGGGACGCGCGCGATAAGATCGCGATTCTGGCGCGCATCGCCTTTGGCCACAGCATCAATCTCGCGGAGATTCCGGTGACCGGCATCCGGCAGATCACCGCGACGGACTTGCACTACGCGCACCGGTTGAATTCGACCATCCGCCTGGTGGCGTCCGCGGAGCTTACAAAAGACGGGCTGCACATCGCCGTGCAGCCGTGGCTGGAACCGCGCGACTCCATGCTGGCCAAAGTTGACGGCGCCAACAACGCCATCTTCATTGCGGGCGAACGCGTGGGAACGCAAATGCTCTACGGGCGCGGCGCAGGCGGCGATGCCACCGGGACCGCCGTGCTGTCTGACGTGCTGCAAATCGCCCAGCAGATCGCAAAGGGCCAGACCGCGCCCAGCGCGCTGCTGGGATTCAACGACGCCAAGCCGCTGCGTCCGTCAGCGCGGTTGCATCCCATGCGCTGGTTTCTGCGGCTGGCGGTGAATGACGCTCCGGGCATTCTGGCGCGCGTAGCCCAGGCCATCGCCGACCAAGGAATTAATATTGACTCCGTCATCCAGGAACCGCACATGCGCAAAGACCGGCTGTCGTTCGTCATCACGCTGGAACCGACGGACGAAACCACGGTGAACCGCGCGGTGGCGGCCATCAACCGTTTTGAGTTTATGCGCGAGCCGGTGCTCTTGCTGCCGATGATCTCCTCCATTGAAGAACACGTGTGA
- a CDS encoding site-specific integrase, which yields MHATPLITIFVRHAADCKYVGDEFEKRCRCRKHLRWSQGGKQHRRMAGTRSWGEAEQIKRDLEDQLTGRAPATAPDGSKPIAEAVEIFKADKKNQGITPDVLNKYARELDRLRAFAERRGVFTLSGLTRELVIDYQAEWEELYPSSNTRQMVQARLKNFLRFCFDSKWLDRVPRLSPIKADESPTLPLTDKEYKKLLDTVPVSFPDSTKTRRVRALIRLMRNSGLAIRDACTLRRDELIQDKKFYRVVTSRQKTGTHVSVPVPPEVARELLAVLNGNTTYIFWTGNGEERTAVSHWQDDFRKLFRDAGIASAGNMVSHRLRDTFAVDMLQNGVPLEEVSKLLGHESIKTTERHYAKWVKGRQDRLDSLVSATWKSKS from the coding sequence ATGCACGCCACACCACTAATTACCATCTTCGTCCGTCACGCCGCCGATTGTAAGTACGTGGGGGACGAGTTTGAAAAGCGGTGCCGGTGCCGCAAACATCTCCGCTGGAGCCAAGGCGGGAAGCAACACCGCCGCATGGCCGGCACCCGTTCTTGGGGCGAGGCCGAACAGATCAAGCGGGATCTTGAGGACCAACTAACCGGACGCGCGCCGGCCACGGCACCGGACGGGTCCAAGCCGATAGCCGAGGCGGTGGAGATATTCAAAGCCGACAAGAAAAACCAAGGCATCACGCCGGACGTGCTCAACAAGTACGCCCGCGAGCTGGACAGGCTCCGGGCCTTCGCGGAGCGCCGGGGTGTCTTCACACTTTCCGGGCTGACGCGCGAATTGGTCATTGACTATCAAGCGGAATGGGAAGAGCTGTACCCGTCATCCAATACCCGGCAGATGGTCCAGGCCCGGCTAAAGAATTTCCTCCGCTTCTGCTTTGACTCAAAATGGTTGGACCGCGTGCCCCGCCTCTCGCCAATCAAAGCGGATGAGTCCCCTACCCTCCCGCTCACGGACAAGGAATACAAAAAGTTGCTTGATACCGTGCCGGTCAGTTTCCCCGATAGCACCAAGACGCGGCGCGTCCGTGCCCTTATCCGCTTGATGAGAAATTCCGGCCTTGCCATCCGTGACGCCTGTACTCTCCGCCGGGATGAGCTAATCCAGGACAAGAAATTTTACCGGGTGGTCACCTCCAGGCAAAAGACGGGGACACACGTTTCCGTACCAGTCCCGCCGGAGGTTGCACGGGAGTTGCTTGCAGTGCTTAACGGGAACACAACTTATATTTTCTGGACGGGTAACGGGGAAGAGCGGACGGCGGTGAGCCATTGGCAAGATGACTTTCGCAAGCTGTTTCGGGACGCGGGCATTGCGTCGGCGGGAAACATGGTAAGCCACCGGCTCCGGGACACGTTCGCCGTGGACATGCTGCAAAACGGCGTTCCCCTGGAGGAAGTCTCTAAGTTGCTCGGGCATGAAAGCATCAAGACCACCGAGCGCCATTACGCAAAATGGGTGAAAGGGCGGCAAGACCGGCTAGACTCGCTTGTCTCCGCCACGTGGAAAAGCAAATCCTAG
- a CDS encoding energy transducer TonB has translation MWTVVSVKPEETQLVAMDQPLRKRWSLSVLGSAAAHIAALLVLCWPVAPVFVKPNVIARGEGGTSTPVSIALYLPADTQIVSQSQPPLLSLPVMTRQQQLAKLRAKKRTNLLEEQRAANADEAGSKQGSELDGPAFGDEVIPALVQTFPDPKIQRSEIPSGVQGDVVVEITIDAQGNVVEERLLKGIGYGIDERVIAAVRGWRFRPATRNGVPIPSKHDVLYHFPS, from the coding sequence GTGTGGACTGTTGTCAGCGTGAAGCCCGAAGAAACGCAACTGGTGGCCATGGACCAGCCCTTGCGCAAACGCTGGAGTCTCTCCGTGCTGGGCTCAGCAGCCGCGCACATCGCAGCCCTGTTGGTCCTCTGCTGGCCGGTTGCGCCGGTCTTCGTCAAGCCTAACGTCATCGCCCGCGGAGAGGGTGGCACGTCCACGCCGGTCTCTATCGCGCTGTACCTGCCGGCGGACACGCAAATTGTTTCGCAGTCGCAGCCGCCGCTGCTGTCTCTGCCGGTGATGACCCGGCAACAGCAATTGGCCAAGTTGCGCGCCAAGAAACGAACCAATCTTCTGGAAGAACAACGAGCGGCCAACGCGGACGAAGCCGGCTCCAAACAAGGCTCGGAACTGGATGGCCCGGCCTTTGGCGACGAAGTGATTCCTGCCCTGGTGCAGACATTTCCCGATCCCAAAATCCAGCGCAGTGAAATTCCCAGCGGAGTGCAGGGAGACGTGGTGGTGGAGATCACTATTGATGCCCAGGGCAACGTGGTGGAAGAGAGACTGCTGAAGGGAATTGGCTACGGAATTGATGAACGAGTCATTGCCGCCGTGCGCGGCTGGAGATTCCGTCCAGCCACCCGAAACGGGGTGCCCATTCCGTCCAAGCATGACGTCCTTTACCACTTCCCCAGTTAA
- a CDS encoding DUF305 domain-containing protein: protein MFLAASAPIGFFGSAARAQQTSPAPPVVVQPGAPGKPSKRLPPSTTAKLPPRSPAEVEFMQGMIMHHSQAVEMTALISSHSENKDLRLLGARISSSQSDEIKFMRRWLVARGETVAMTRAMPEMHDMHMPHHAMALMPGMLTPEQMEALRKAKDAEFDQLFLTGMIQHHQGALTMVKDLFDTAGAGQDAELFNFATDVDTGQRAEIRIMQAMLEKKTPEEKQ from the coding sequence ATGTTCCTGGCAGCGAGCGCTCCAATAGGTTTCTTCGGGTCTGCTGCGCGCGCACAGCAGACTAGTCCGGCGCCGCCTGTAGTGGTTCAGCCGGGTGCGCCCGGTAAGCCGAGCAAGAGGCTGCCTCCGTCCACAACGGCAAAGCTGCCGCCGCGGTCGCCAGCCGAAGTGGAGTTCATGCAAGGCATGATCATGCATCATTCGCAAGCGGTGGAGATGACGGCGCTGATTTCGTCGCATTCGGAGAACAAGGACCTGCGTTTGCTGGGGGCGCGCATCAGTAGCTCGCAGTCAGACGAGATCAAGTTTATGCGGCGCTGGTTGGTAGCCCGGGGAGAAACAGTTGCGATGACGAGGGCGATGCCGGAAATGCACGACATGCACATGCCGCACCATGCGATGGCCCTGATGCCCGGCATGCTCACACCGGAACAGATGGAAGCGCTACGGAAGGCGAAGGACGCAGAGTTCGACCAATTGTTCTTGACAGGAATGATTCAGCACCACCAAGGAGCCTTGACCATGGTGAAGGATTTGTTCGACACCGCAGGCGCGGGGCAGGATGCCGAGCTCTTCAACTTCGCGACCGATGTGGACACTGGTCAACGAGCCGAGATCAGGATTATGCAGGCGATGTTAGAGAAAAAAACTCCAGAGGAGAAACAATGA
- a CDS encoding phage major capsid protein produces MNLFEMRKERHQALQAADAILARAEGAKREMTAQETVIFDQHMTEVKKLNEKIDPIEAKNTLARQFPKGMVLSGGAANNDNGAFECWRDERGHAVPVLKNNQSFASAVPPGAALGFGFGDFVKSMVSPSGNPEIQAALSEAGGVGAGDVTVPVNLLPGLIDLMRSKTVCIQAGALTVPIESETTNIARISADPTPAWRSEAGAVALADPTFERVQFKPQSLAVLVKVSQELLDDSVNINEAILSCFAGAFAVELDRVGLFGTGTAPQPRGISGTSNVGSVDMGTNGAALTNFDPFVDAVQALLAANAQMPTAAIMAPRTLTKAAKLKDTLGQPMRKPDLLQNIPFLSTTSVPVNQTHGSSSVASESIVGDFTQLMFGIRTRLRIRILQERFIGDNLQFGFLADLRADVALRHPQSFAEVVGIL; encoded by the coding sequence ATGAACTTGTTTGAAATGCGAAAAGAGCGGCATCAAGCATTGCAAGCGGCGGACGCTATCCTTGCGCGTGCCGAAGGTGCAAAGCGCGAAATGACCGCACAAGAAACTGTCATCTTCGATCAGCACATGACGGAAGTCAAAAAGTTGAATGAGAAGATTGACCCAATCGAAGCAAAAAACACGCTCGCCCGTCAGTTCCCGAAAGGGATGGTCCTCAGCGGCGGGGCAGCAAACAATGACAACGGGGCTTTTGAGTGTTGGCGTGATGAGCGCGGGCACGCGGTCCCGGTGCTCAAAAATAACCAGAGCTTTGCATCGGCGGTGCCGCCCGGAGCCGCGCTCGGCTTTGGCTTTGGCGACTTCGTTAAAAGCATGGTCTCGCCAAGCGGCAACCCCGAGATTCAGGCGGCCTTGTCAGAGGCGGGCGGCGTTGGTGCGGGGGATGTGACCGTGCCGGTCAATTTGCTCCCCGGACTCATTGACTTGATGCGTTCCAAAACGGTTTGCATTCAAGCCGGTGCGTTGACTGTCCCAATCGAATCAGAAACCACAAACATTGCCCGCATTTCAGCGGACCCAACCCCGGCATGGCGGAGTGAGGCCGGCGCTGTAGCACTCGCGGACCCAACTTTTGAGCGGGTGCAATTCAAGCCGCAATCGCTCGCCGTATTGGTGAAGGTGTCTCAGGAATTGCTTGACGATTCTGTCAACATCAATGAGGCCATCTTGTCCTGTTTCGCCGGCGCTTTCGCGGTTGAGCTGGACCGTGTTGGACTCTTTGGCACCGGCACCGCACCGCAACCTCGCGGGATCAGCGGGACAAGCAATGTGGGTAGCGTTGACATGGGGACCAATGGCGCGGCCTTGACGAACTTTGACCCGTTCGTGGATGCCGTCCAAGCGCTGCTTGCGGCTAACGCACAGATGCCAACGGCGGCAATCATGGCACCCCGGACACTCACCAAGGCGGCGAAACTCAAAGACACGTTGGGACAGCCGATGCGTAAGCCGGACTTGCTCCAGAACATCCCATTCCTGTCCACCACGTCCGTTCCCGTCAACCAAACTCACGGCTCGTCAAGCGTTGCGAGTGAGTCCATTGTGGGCGACTTCACCCAACTCATGTTCGGCATTCGGACCCGCTTACGGATTCGCATTTTGCAGGAAAGATTCATCGGTGACAACCTGCAATTCGGATTCCTTGCGGACTTGAGGGCCGATGTTGCGCTCCGTCACCCGCAGAGCTTTGCCGAGGTGGTTGGCATTCTGTAA
- a CDS encoding thiolase family protein yields the protein MVREAVIVDAVRTPLGRRDGMLKGWHPVDLLAHTLSGLVQRNKLDPALVDDVIAGCVMQVGEQAANIARNAVLAAGFPESVPATTVDRQCGSSQQAVHFAAQGVIAGSYDVAIACGVESMTRVPMGSSAASGPGKPFGDVMRRRYNNAPFNQGISAEMMAERWKLDRESLDRYSLESHRRAARASDEGFFCREILPTPVQTESGPKNVTRDEGIRAEATLEKMATLKTVFKPDGVITAANSSQITDGAAAVLVMERAMAERMGLKPLARFVAFALAGEDPVLMLSAPIPATRRILEKSGLKLEAMDRIEINEAFASVVLAWQKETQADLSRVNANGGAIALGHPLGASGARLMSTLVHELVRSGGRYGLQTMCEGGGMANATIIERLS from the coding sequence ATGGTCCGTGAAGCGGTAATCGTTGACGCCGTGCGCACCCCGCTGGGGCGGCGAGATGGCATGCTAAAAGGCTGGCACCCGGTGGACCTTCTGGCGCACACGCTGAGTGGTTTGGTGCAGCGCAACAAGCTTGATCCCGCACTGGTTGACGATGTGATCGCCGGCTGCGTGATGCAGGTGGGCGAGCAGGCGGCGAACATCGCGCGCAACGCGGTCCTGGCCGCCGGTTTTCCCGAATCGGTACCCGCCACCACGGTGGACCGCCAATGCGGCTCCAGCCAGCAAGCCGTCCACTTCGCGGCGCAAGGAGTCATCGCCGGCAGCTATGACGTGGCCATCGCCTGTGGCGTGGAGAGTATGACCCGCGTGCCCATGGGATCGTCCGCGGCGTCGGGCCCGGGCAAACCGTTTGGCGATGTTATGCGGCGGCGCTACAACAACGCGCCATTCAACCAGGGCATCAGCGCGGAGATGATGGCTGAGCGCTGGAAGCTCGACCGCGAGAGTCTGGACCGCTACAGCCTGGAGAGCCATCGGCGAGCAGCCCGCGCCAGCGACGAAGGGTTTTTCTGTCGCGAGATTCTCCCCACGCCCGTCCAGACTGAAAGTGGCCCCAAGAACGTTACTCGCGACGAAGGCATCCGCGCTGAGGCCACGCTGGAAAAGATGGCGACCCTCAAGACCGTCTTCAAACCTGACGGCGTGATCACCGCGGCCAACTCTTCCCAGATCACCGATGGCGCGGCCGCCGTGCTGGTCATGGAACGCGCTATGGCGGAACGCATGGGCTTGAAGCCGCTGGCCCGCTTTGTGGCCTTTGCTCTGGCGGGCGAAGATCCGGTACTGATGCTTAGCGCCCCGATTCCCGCTACGCGCCGCATATTGGAGAAGTCAGGCTTGAAGCTGGAAGCCATGGACCGAATTGAAATCAATGAAGCGTTCGCCAGCGTGGTGCTGGCCTGGCAAAAGGAAACTCAGGCTGACTTATCGCGAGTGAACGCGAACGGCGGCGCCATCGCCCTGGGGCATCCCCTGGGCGCGAGCGGCGCGCGGCTGATGTCCACGCTGGTCCACGAGTTGGTCCGCAGCGGCGGGCGTTACGGACTCCAGACGATGTGTGAAGGCGGCGGCATGGCCAACGCTACCATCATCGAAAGGCTGTCTTAA